GAAATAACAGAAATTGAACAGGCGATTTTCCATTGCAACGTGGCGTCAAGTTCGTTTCCACTTCACGCCGTCATCTGCTGCAGCAGGTACAGCCGCTGGTACAGCCCGCCTTCGATACGCATCAGCGCCTCGTGGTCGCCGGCTTCGCTGATGCGGCCGTGGTTCAGCACGACGATGCGGTCGGCGTCGCGGATGGTCGACAGGCGGTGCGCGATGGCGATGATGGTGACCTTGCCGCGCAGTTCCGTCAGCGCCTGCTGCACGATCTGCTCGGTCTGGCTGTCGATGCGCGAGGTGGCTTCGTCCAGCAGCAGGATGCGCGGGCGGCCGGCCAGCGCGCGCGCGATCGCGATCAGCTGCTTCTGGCCGGACGACAGGCGCGAACCGCCTTCGCCCAGCGGCGTGTCGTAGCCCTGCTCCAGGGTGGAGATGAAATCGTGGGCATGCGCCGCGCGCGCCGCCGCCTCGATCGCCGCTGGCGGCAGGCCGCGTCCCATGTCGATATTCTCGCGCGCCGACGCCGCCAGCAGGAACGGGTCCTGCGGCACCAGTCCGACCTCGCTGCGGAAGCGTTCGTTGCCGATCGCCGCCAGCGGCTCGCCGTGGATCTCGATGCTGCCGTGCGCCGCCGGGTAGTAGCGCAGCAGCAGCGACAGCAGGGTCGACTTGCCGCTGCCGGTGTGGCCGACGATGCCGAAGAAGGCGCCCTGCGGGATCTCGAGCGACAGGTGGTGCAGCACGGTCTGCCCTTCGACGTAGGCGAAACTGAGGTCGCGCACGCGCACCGCCGGCGCGCCCGGGACGATGTTGGCCGGGCCGTCGGCCGGGCGGCCGCCGCCGGCAGTATCGTCGACCTTGCGGCGGCCGTGCTCGGGCGCGCCGATCTCGTCGAGCAGGCTGGACACGCGCGCGGTCGCCACCACTGCCTGCTGCAGGCCGCTGAACTGCATGGTGATCTGGATGAGCGGCTCGACCACGCGCGCGATATAGCTGATGAAGGCGTACAGCACGCCCACCTCGACCGCGTTCATGCTGCGCTGGCCGAAGCTGAAGATCACCACCGCCAGCAGCACCACGTTGAGGAAGTCCAGCGCCGGGCGCAGCAAGAAGGCGTTGGCGCGCAGCTCGGCCACGCGCGCAGTGTAGTGCTGCTCGTTGGTGCCGGCAAAGCGTGCGCCGAAGCGCTGCTGGGCATTGTTCGCCTGCAGCACGCTCATGCCGCCGATCGATTCCGCCATCTGGCCGTTGATGTCGCTGCGCAGCGCGCGCGCGCGCGTGACGGCCGGCGCCGACAGGCGCTGGTACAGCCAGACGATGCCGACCACCGCCGGCACCAGCGCCAGCACGATCAGCATCAGGCGCCAGTCGAGCCAGGCCATCGCGATCGAGGTGCCGACCAGCACGATGCTGCTGTCCAGGATCACGAACAGCACCTGGATGTACAGGGTCTTGACGGCCTCGGTGTCGTTGGTGACGCGGCTGACCAGCTGGCCGGTGATGGCGCGGTCGAAAAAGGCCATCGGCAGGCGCAGCACGTGGTCGTACACCCATTCGCGCAGGCGCTGCACCGAGCGCATCGCCAGGCCGGACAATCGCACCAGCTGCAAGAAGCGCAGCCAGGATGCGGCCCAGCCGAACGCCAGCACGCCGCCCAGCAGCAGCGCCATGCGCGGCCAGTCCAGCCGGTGCGGCAGCAGGTGTTCGTCGATCAGCTTCTTGCCCAGCAGCGGCCCCAGTACTTCCAGGCCGGCGGCCAGCACCAGCCACAACGTGGCCCAGCCCAGGTGGGCGCGGTCGGGCTCGGCCGCGCGGCGCAGCAGGCCGAGTGCCTGGCGCACCTGCGTCCTGTCGCTCGTGGGCGTTTTGGTGGTCTTGATTGTCGGATCAGATGGCATCGAGGCTGGCCTCCAGTTGTTGATAGCGCCACTGGCTGGCATACCAGCCGTCCCTGGCCAGCAGGGCCTCGTGGGTGCCGCGTTCGACGATGCGGCCGTCGCGCAGCACCACGATCAGGTCGGCCTTCACCACGGCCGACAGGCGGTGGCTGGCGATGATCGCCGACAGTTCGGGCCGGGTGCGGCGCAGTTCGTCGAGATGTTCCAGGATGCGCGTCTCGGTGCCGGTGTCGACCGCCGACAGGGCGTCGTCCAGCAGCAGCAGCGAACTGTCGGCCAGCAGCGAGCGCGCGATCGCCACGCGCTGGCGCTGGCCGCCGGACAGGGTGATGCCCTTTTCGCCGACCGGCGTGTCGTAGCCTTGCGGGAAGCGCAGGATGTCGTCGTGGATCGCCGCCATGCGCGCCGCCTGCTCGATCTCCGCGCGCGATGCGCCGGGACGTGCCAGGGCGATGTTCTCGGCGATCGAGGCCGAGAACAAAAAGGATTCCTGCGGCACCCAGCTGATGGCACCGCGCAGCGTCGCCAGCGTGTACCGGTCGAGCGCATGGCCGCCCCAGGCAACGCTTCCCTGCTGCGGCGTGGCCTGGCGCAGCAGCACGCGCAGCAGGGTCGACTTGCCGGCGCCGGTGGCGCCGACCAGGCCCAGGGTCTGGCCCGGTTCCAGGCGCAGCGAGACGCCGTCCAGCGCCCGGTGCGCAACCGGCGCGCCATCCTCGCCGCCATAGGCGAAGCCGACGTCCTGCAGCACCAGCGCGCCGCGCTGCAGCTGTTCGACGCGGCCGTGGTCGTCCACCGTCAGCGGCGCTTCCAGCAGCGGCTGCAGGCGCGCCAGCGCCGCGCGCCCGCGCTCGATCAGCGACAGCACCCAGCCGGCCGCGAACATCGGCCAGATCAGCTGGCCCAGGTACATGGTGAAGCTGGTCAGCGAGCCGATGGTCAGCTGGCCCTGCCACACCAGGTAACCGCCCAGGCCGAGCGTCAGGCCGGTGGCGGCGGTGAGCGTCAGGCCGACCGCCGGCTCGTAGGCGGCTTCCCATTTCTGCGCGCGCAGGCTGGCGTCCGCCGCGCGCGCG
The genomic region above belongs to Massilia forsythiae and contains:
- a CDS encoding ABC transporter ATP-binding protein; its protein translation is MPSDPTIKTTKTPTSDRTQVRQALGLLRRAAEPDRAHLGWATLWLVLAAGLEVLGPLLGKKLIDEHLLPHRLDWPRMALLLGGVLAFGWAASWLRFLQLVRLSGLAMRSVQRLREWVYDHVLRLPMAFFDRAITGQLVSRVTNDTEAVKTLYIQVLFVILDSSIVLVGTSIAMAWLDWRLMLIVLALVPAVVGIVWLYQRLSAPAVTRARALRSDINGQMAESIGGMSVLQANNAQQRFGARFAGTNEQHYTARVAELRANAFLLRPALDFLNVVLLAVVIFSFGQRSMNAVEVGVLYAFISYIARVVEPLIQITMQFSGLQQAVVATARVSSLLDEIGAPEHGRRKVDDTAGGGRPADGPANIVPGAPAVRVRDLSFAYVEGQTVLHHLSLEIPQGAFFGIVGHTGSGKSTLLSLLLRYYPAAHGSIEIHGEPLAAIGNERFRSEVGLVPQDPFLLAASARENIDMGRGLPPAAIEAAARAAHAHDFISTLEQGYDTPLGEGGSRLSSGQKQLIAIARALAGRPRILLLDEATSRIDSQTEQIVQQALTELRGKVTIIAIAHRLSTIRDADRIVVLNHGRISEAGDHEALMRIEGGLYQRLYLLQQMTA
- a CDS encoding ABC transporter ATP-binding protein — its product is MGLARLIGGFVRRNWRAYGPSAVMLFGVALCSVLVPRKVGAMIDGLAAHRLAGHDLTIQLLELLGLGLAIYVLRVAWRLRLYSAAYRLGVELRTRLYARLSAQGPAFYQRQRTGDLMALATNDIDAIEQAAGEAILAGFDGSLTLVMVLGVMFLGVDWRLTTIALLPFPLMALAFWRISSHIHTASHDSLQRFSALNDHVQESLSGVRTLRALGLEGRSSAQFSALAARAADASLRAQKWEAAYEPAVGLTLTAATGLTLGLGGYLVWQGQLTIGSLTSFTMYLGQLIWPMFAAGWVLSLIERGRAALARLQPLLEAPLTVDDHGRVEQLQRGALVLQDVGFAYGGEDGAPVAHRALDGVSLRLEPGQTLGLVGATGAGKSTLLRVLLRQATPQQGSVAWGGHALDRYTLATLRGAISWVPQESFLFSASIAENIALARPGASRAEIEQAARMAAIHDDILRFPQGYDTPVGEKGITLSGGQRQRVAIARSLLADSSLLLLDDALSAVDTGTETRILEHLDELRRTRPELSAIIASHRLSAVVKADLIVVLRDGRIVERGTHEALLARDGWYASQWRYQQLEASLDAI